The window CAATAGGAAAAGGCTTTGCAATAGGCTCTGCAGCATTAACGGCATTAGCTCTATTTGCTTCGTACTCCCAGGCGGTTAAGCTGCAATCCATAGATCTGCTGGCACCGCTGGTGCTAGTGGGGCTTATACTTGGAGCGATGCTTCCGTATCTGTTTGCTGCTCTTGCAATGGAGGCTGTAGGTAAGGCAGCAAACGAGATGATAGAAGAAGTAAGGCGGCAGTTCAGGGAAATACCCGGTATAATGGAAGGCCAGGCAAAACCAGACTATAGAAAGTGTGTGGATATATCAACCGCTGCTGCATTGAAGCAGATGGTGATGCCAGGAGTTCTGGCAGTTACGGTACCGTTCGTTGTAGGAGTTATTCTCGGCACCGCAGCGCTTGGAGGGCTGATTGCCGGTGCAGTTGCAACCGGAGTTTTAGTTGCAATACAGATGGCAAACTCAGGGGGAGCCTGGGACAATGCAAAAAAGTATATTGAGACAGGGGCTCATGACGGAAAAGGAAGTCCATCACATGCGGCAGCAGTAATAGGCGATACCGTAGGAGATCCTTTTAAGGACACTGCAGGGCCTGCTATGAACATACTCATAAAACTAATGACTATAGTCTCTCTTGTATTTGCACCGGTATTTTTGCAGTATGGGGGATTAATTCTGAAAGTTCTAAAGTAGGAATGAAGAAGGGATGTGCTCTTAGCCTCTAAGCGCACATCCTTTTTCTATTTCATACGAAATCTTTTTTTTATAAAAAATCTACTGTTGTGTGTCGATCAGTTTATTCCTATATACAGGGGAAAACCTATAGCGGGTTTTTTGTTGGACAAGCAGATATTATTTGCACTTACAAGGAAGGAAGATAATAGAAAATAGCGAATGGTAATATATAGAGTACTAATCGTACATAAGGGATTAGATGCTATTGATGGGACACCGGTATTGGATGTAAAGCCATACTATCCAACTTTTGATTTAAAAACGGGAGTAACAACTATGCGAAGATACAAGAAGTTAAAAATAGCTGCCTGGTAGAAAAAAATCTTCCCGGCAGCTTTACCAATACCGATTTGGAGAAATGGCTAAAGGATAAGGGAGTAGACACAATCACAATATGCGGCTATATGTCACAAATGTGCTGTGATACAACGGCACGGCAAGGGTTACATCTGGGGTTTTTTGTGGAATTCTTATCTGACGCGACAGGAACACTCGATATAACCAATTATGCCGGGAGTATAACGGCCGAAGAATTGCATAGGGCTGTATTAGTTACCCAAGCGACGAGATTCAGCAAAGTGCTATCTACCGACGAATGGATAAATAACGTCATAAAAGACTGCAAATCAGCATAAGACGCCGCCGTCCATGGCAAAACCGAAGATTGGGGCACTACTGGTATTAAAATTTTATGTGCAAAGGAGTAGATTTTGCAATGAAGATTGAGATTGGAAGTGAAAAGCCTGAGATATTAAAAGAGACTTGGCCGGGACAATACAGCTTTTTTTCTCATTTTGAATACCTGTGCGGCATTCCTCATTCTCTTTTCCTGATAACAACTCTGAAGGAAAACGGGAAATCTAATGTCTGCTTTCATTCATGGAGTTCTTTTTCCGGAGATGGCGGAG of the Bacillota bacterium genome contains:
- a CDS encoding isochorismatase family protein; translated protein: MQEVKNSCLVEKNLPGSFTNTDLEKWLKDKGVDTITICGYMSQMCCDTTARQGLHLGFFVEFLSDATGTLDITNYAGSITAEELHRAVLVTQATRFSKVLSTDEWINNVIKDCKSA